The window AGCGAACGAAGCCGGCAACCCGGTGTTATGTGACGTGTGGCACTACAGCAGCTCTCACGTAGCTCTGAGCCGCTACTTCAGAAACCAGCCGTTACGCCGAAATCGGATGGACCAGCCGGATATGCCCCTCATAGGGCGAATCGCAGTCAATATATCCTGCTGAACGGAAACACCTCACACTGGCCTCGTTTTTCGGTCGAATGTCTGCGGTTAGCGCTTTGATGCCTTTGACCTCTGGCCTTGAAGCTATAGCCTGTAAAGTATGTTTGCCATAACCACGTTTTCTGTGCTCAGGATTCACCACGATCATCACGCCGGCCGTTTGATCTGCTGCTATCTCATAGCCAACGTAGGCTACAGGCAGGTTCCCATCGTAAACCATCCAGACATAGTAATGGGGTTGGGAACGAACATAATCGACGAACTGAGCAGAGGGCTCATCTACCCACTGACTCTCGGAATCTTTGAACCACACTTGGAGGACGGT is drawn from Chloroflexota bacterium and contains these coding sequences:
- a CDS encoding GNAT family N-acetyltransferase, with the protein product MNELVLVPLDKSHLTVLQVWFKDSESQWVDEPSAQFVDYVRSQPHYYVWMVYDGNLPVAYVGYEIAADQTAGVMIVVNPEHRKRGYGKHTLQAIASRPEVKGIKALTADIRPKNEASVRCFRSAGYIDCDSPYEGHIRLVHPISA